From Vibrio fortis, a single genomic window includes:
- a CDS encoding restriction endonuclease subunit S domain-containing protein codes for MSDFEKELELMSQEMGDEPEVKLPSLEEQKAVVAELKRLEAEGKLTPEVLEEHFGKFNQKNTPIH; via the coding sequence ATGAGCGATTTTGAAAAAGAACTTGAGCTAATGTCTCAAGAGATGGGCGACGAGCCAGAAGTGAAACTACCGTCATTAGAAGAGCAAAAGGCTGTTGTTGCGGAGCTTAAGCGTCTAGAAGCGGAAGGTAAACTAACACCAGAAGTACTAGAAGAGCACTTCGGTAAGTTCAACCAAAAGAACACACCAATCCACTAA
- a CDS encoding acyl-CoA thioesterase, whose protein sequence is MSSSQNGKRDVTLRFLAEPGDVNFGGKVHGGAVMKWIDLAAYACSAGWSGKYCITAYAGGIRFVAPIHVGNLVEVSAKVIYTGSSSMHIAIDVQASDPKELNNRLTTHCIVIMVAVDENGLPTKVPEWVPETQEDIELRDSAVRLMNMRKEIGEEMEAHVKYLK, encoded by the coding sequence ATGAGCAGTAGTCAAAATGGAAAACGCGACGTAACTTTGCGCTTTTTAGCTGAGCCCGGAGATGTCAATTTTGGTGGTAAAGTTCACGGTGGTGCCGTGATGAAATGGATCGACTTAGCGGCCTATGCGTGTTCAGCAGGTTGGAGTGGCAAATACTGTATCACTGCTTACGCAGGTGGTATCCGATTTGTAGCGCCAATTCACGTGGGTAACTTGGTCGAAGTTAGCGCAAAAGTCATCTATACGGGGTCTTCATCAATGCATATCGCTATTGATGTTCAAGCAAGTGATCCTAAAGAACTCAACAACCGTCTCACGACTCACTGTATTGTTATCATGGTTGCAGTTGATGAGAATGGCTTACCAACCAAAGTGCCAGAATGGGTACCAGAGACTCAAGAAGACATCGAACTGCGAGACTCTGCTGTTCGCTTAATGAACATGCGCAAAGAAATCGGTGAAGAGATGGAAGCGCACGTTAAATACTTGAAGTAA
- the malG gene encoding maltose ABC transporter permease MalG: MAMVQGKSLKYRVWATHIALWCFLALIIFPLLMIIAISFREGNFATGSLIPENPSLEHWKLALGIPVTNADGSVTPPPFPVLTWLWNSVKVAGITSILIVALSTTSAYAFARMRFKGKETILKAMMIFQMFPAVLALVAIYALFDKLGQYIPFLGLNTHGGLIFSYLGGIALHVWTIKGYFETIDNSLEEAAALDGATPWQAFRLVLLPLSVPILAVVFILSFIGVVGEVPVASILLSDVNSYTLAVGMQQYLYPQNYLWGDFAAAAVLSALPITIVFLLAQRWLVGGLTAGGVKG, from the coding sequence ATGGCTATGGTACAAGGTAAAAGCCTAAAATACCGAGTGTGGGCAACGCATATTGCGCTGTGGTGCTTCCTAGCACTGATTATCTTCCCACTATTGATGATCATCGCGATCTCATTCCGTGAAGGTAACTTTGCAACAGGTAGCTTGATTCCAGAGAACCCATCACTGGAACACTGGAAACTGGCACTGGGTATCCCAGTAACGAATGCCGATGGTTCGGTAACACCGCCTCCATTCCCAGTACTAACTTGGTTATGGAATTCAGTAAAAGTTGCTGGTATCACATCAATCTTGATTGTGGCACTGTCTACAACATCGGCTTACGCATTTGCTCGTATGCGCTTTAAAGGCAAAGAGACAATTCTAAAAGCGATGATGATTTTCCAGATGTTCCCAGCAGTATTGGCACTGGTTGCAATCTACGCGCTATTCGACAAACTGGGTCAGTACATTCCTTTCCTAGGCTTGAATACGCACGGCGGTCTTATCTTCTCTTACCTAGGGGGTATCGCACTGCACGTTTGGACAATCAAAGGTTACTTTGAAACGATTGATAACTCTCTAGAGGAAGCGGCAGCACTAGACGGTGCAACGCCATGGCAAGCATTCCGATTGGTACTACTACCACTGTCTGTGCCAATTCTAGCGGTAGTATTTATCCTATCGTTCATCGGGGTTGTTGGTGAGGTTCCGGTTGCGTCTATCCTGCTTTCAGATGTGAACTCTTATACACTAGCGGTTGGCATGCAGCAGTACCTATACCCACAAAACTACCTATGGGGTGACTTTGCGGCAGCAGCAGTACTATCAGCTCTTCCAATTACAATTGTCTTCCTACTAGCACAACGTTGGTTAGTTGGTGGTTTGACGGCAGGTGGTGTAAAAGGATAA
- the malF gene encoding maltose ABC transporter permease MalF, which translates to MQSVQGTDAIPAPTSLPGSKSVFIKWGLLGSVGLINGYATILMYSRGELAFALLTVILTALALYVFGSKKTYAHRYIYPGIAGMILFILFPLAYTVGLAFTNYSAKNQLSLERTQTVLMDRTFQSGDSFPFTLYKTDNGHQIVVKDGEQLLATEEFSLDGLNVSDMDLKAIDSAQGEKEKIKTIIQNRTAISAVDFHLPSGEDIRMSGLRKFAAVVPLYTMQDDGETLYNNETGETLKPNMEVGFYQPVDENGAFVGNTISPGFVVEIGTANFERVWKDEGIKEPFISIFIWTVVFSICTVAFTLAIGLILANIVQWEELKGRAVYRVLLILPYAVPAFISILIFKGLFNQSFGEINMVLESIFGLKPNWFSDPILAKTMVLIVNTWLGFPYMMILCMGLLKAIPDDLYEASAIDGANFIDNFKRITFPLMIKPLTPLLIAAFAFNFNNFVMIQLLTNGGPNMIGTSEPAGYTDLLVSYTYRIAFEGGGGQDFGLASAIATLIFLLVGALALLNLRFTKLSQD; encoded by the coding sequence ATGCAGTCAGTTCAAGGTACAGATGCTATTCCAGCACCAACAAGCCTTCCAGGAAGTAAAAGCGTCTTCATTAAGTGGGGATTGCTTGGTAGCGTCGGCTTAATCAATGGCTACGCTACAATCCTAATGTATTCTCGCGGTGAGCTCGCATTCGCGTTGCTTACAGTGATCCTAACGGCTTTAGCTCTTTACGTTTTCGGTAGCAAGAAAACTTACGCACACCGTTACATCTACCCTGGTATTGCCGGAATGATTCTTTTCATTCTCTTCCCTTTGGCATATACCGTCGGTCTTGCGTTCACTAACTACAGTGCAAAAAACCAACTTTCGCTTGAGCGTACTCAAACCGTCCTAATGGACCGTACGTTCCAAAGCGGTGACAGCTTCCCATTCACTCTGTACAAAACAGATAACGGCCACCAAATCGTGGTTAAAGATGGTGAGCAACTTCTCGCGACTGAAGAGTTCTCGTTAGACGGCCTGAACGTCAGCGATATGGATCTGAAAGCGATCGACTCTGCTCAAGGCGAAAAAGAGAAGATCAAAACCATCATCCAAAATCGTACTGCAATCAGTGCTGTAGATTTCCACCTACCATCAGGTGAAGACATCCGCATGAGCGGCCTACGTAAGTTTGCTGCTGTGGTTCCGCTATACACAATGCAAGACGATGGTGAAACGCTATACAACAACGAAACGGGTGAAACTCTAAAGCCAAATATGGAAGTGGGTTTCTACCAGCCAGTTGATGAAAACGGTGCATTCGTTGGTAACACCATCTCTCCGGGCTTCGTAGTTGAAATCGGTACGGCTAACTTTGAGCGTGTTTGGAAAGACGAAGGCATCAAAGAACCGTTTATCAGTATCTTTATTTGGACGGTTGTATTCTCGATTTGTACTGTAGCCTTCACTCTGGCGATTGGTTTGATTCTTGCGAACATCGTACAGTGGGAAGAGCTGAAAGGCCGTGCAGTTTACCGTGTTCTACTGATTCTGCCTTACGCAGTACCAGCGTTTATCTCAATCCTTATCTTTAAAGGTTTGTTCAACCAGAGCTTTGGTGAAATCAACATGGTGCTAGAGAGCATCTTCGGTCTGAAGCCGAACTGGTTCTCTGATCCAATCCTAGCGAAGACGATGGTGCTTATCGTAAACACATGGCTAGGTTTCCCTTACATGATGATCCTATGTATGGGTCTATTGAAGGCGATTCCTGATGACCTATACGAAGCGTCTGCGATTGATGGTGCGAACTTCATCGATAACTTCAAGCGCATTACCTTCCCGTTGATGATTAAGCCACTAACACCGCTACTGATTGCAGCATTCGCATTTAACTTCAACAACTTCGTAATGATTCAGCTGTTGACGAACGGTGGTCCAAACATGATTGGTACTTCTGAACCAGCGGGTTACACAGACTTGCTTGTAAGCTACACGTACCGAATCGCGTTTGAAGGCGGCGGCGGTCAAGACTTCGGTCTAGCAAGTGCAATCGCAACGCTTATCTTCCTACTAGTAGGTGCCCTAGCGTTACTAAACCTTCGTTTCACTAAACTGTCTCAAGATTAA
- the malK gene encoding maltose/maltodextrin ABC transporter ATP-binding protein MalK, with protein sequence MASVTLKNVYKSYGDVQISKDVNLEINEGEFVVFVGPSGCGKSTLLRCIAGLEDITSGDLYIGDERMNDVEPSKRGVGMVFQSYALYPHLNLYDNMSFGLKLAKADKAEIDKRVEHAAEILQLGHLLERQPKALSGGQRQRVAIGRTLVSQPNVFLLDEPLSNLDAALRVQMRSQITKLQRQLGCTMIYVTHDQVEAMTMADKIVVLDGGYVSQVGKPLDLYHYPQNRFVAGFIGSPKMNFMSVHIEAVESERVMVQLSNGMTFWVPVDGTTVNVGDRMSLGVRPEHLLSAENGDATIEGEVMIVEKLGNETQVYLNLESADADVIFRQPDTLDVEVGDKLAIGIPAHRCHLFHSDGKACRRLYVEKGTE encoded by the coding sequence ATGGCGAGTGTCACGTTAAAAAACGTTTATAAATCATATGGTGATGTACAGATTTCTAAGGACGTAAACTTAGAGATCAACGAAGGTGAGTTTGTAGTATTCGTTGGACCATCAGGTTGTGGTAAATCGACACTATTACGCTGTATCGCAGGTCTAGAAGATATCACTTCAGGTGATTTATACATTGGCGACGAACGTATGAACGACGTTGAGCCATCTAAGCGCGGCGTGGGCATGGTATTCCAATCATACGCTCTATATCCTCACCTTAACCTATACGACAACATGTCTTTTGGTCTTAAGCTAGCGAAAGCAGACAAGGCTGAGATCGACAAACGTGTTGAGCATGCCGCTGAAATCCTTCAGCTAGGTCACCTACTAGAGCGTCAACCAAAAGCGCTTTCTGGTGGTCAACGTCAGCGTGTTGCTATCGGTCGTACTCTGGTTTCTCAACCAAACGTATTCCTACTGGATGAGCCTCTATCTAACCTAGATGCGGCGCTACGTGTTCAAATGCGTTCTCAAATCACGAAGCTACAACGTCAGCTTGGTTGTACCATGATTTACGTAACGCACGACCAAGTAGAAGCAATGACGATGGCAGACAAAATCGTTGTTCTTGATGGCGGTTACGTATCTCAAGTAGGTAAGCCTCTTGACCTATACCACTACCCTCAAAACCGCTTCGTTGCAGGCTTCATCGGTTCACCTAAGATGAACTTCATGTCTGTACACATTGAAGCTGTAGAGTCTGAGCGTGTGATGGTTCAACTTTCAAACGGCATGACTTTCTGGGTTCCTGTAGATGGCACAACGGTCAATGTTGGCGACCGTATGTCACTGGGTGTTCGCCCTGAGCACTTGCTGTCTGCTGAGAACGGCGATGCAACCATCGAAGGCGAAGTGATGATTGTTGAGAAGCTAGGTAACGAAACTCAAGTTTACCTAAACCTAGAGAGTGCTGATGCTGACGTTATCTTCCGTCAACCAGATACATTAGACGTTGAAGTAGGCGACAAGCTTGCTATCGGTATCCCAGCGCACCGTTGTCACCTATTCCACAGCGACGGTAAAGCATGTCGTCGTCTGTACGTAGAGAAAGGTACAGAGTAA
- the malE gene encoding maltose/maltodextrin ABC transporter substrate-binding protein MalE → MKNALSAVALGTIVALGSFGANAAIEEGQLTIWVGGDKAYEGMAEVGKRFEEDTGVKVTVAFPDKLEEKFSQVAAAGDGPDMIFYAHDRFGGFAEAGLLVDIKPSKETKEGIVDFAWDAVSYEGKTIAYPVAVESVSLIYNKALIKTPPKSWEEIPALNAELQKDGKKAIMWPLRGGAYFTWPLLAADGGYAFKQGAEGYDIKDAGVATKGVQKSLGFIEKMVKDKVISADMDYSVAESEFVAGNVAMTINGPWGWANIEKSGVDYGVATLPKFNGKASKPFVGVWAGGISTASPNRDLAVEFMENYLLTDEGLKSLNDDKPLGAVALNSFQRQLDSDTRIAATMDNAMNGEIMPNIPQFTTFWYSMEEAIGNVVDGRQTVDQALKAAETRMTK, encoded by the coding sequence ATGAAAAACGCTCTAAGCGCTGTAGCTCTAGGTACAATAGTTGCTCTGGGTTCTTTCGGTGCAAACGCTGCTATCGAAGAAGGTCAACTAACTATCTGGGTAGGTGGTGATAAAGCTTACGAAGGCATGGCAGAAGTAGGTAAACGCTTTGAAGAAGATACAGGCGTAAAAGTTACTGTTGCTTTCCCTGACAAACTAGAAGAGAAGTTCTCTCAAGTTGCAGCTGCAGGTGACGGCCCAGACATGATTTTCTACGCACACGACCGTTTCGGTGGTTTTGCAGAAGCAGGTCTTCTTGTGGATATCAAACCTTCTAAAGAAACAAAAGAAGGCATCGTAGACTTCGCATGGGACGCAGTGTCTTACGAAGGTAAAACAATTGCATACCCAGTAGCGGTTGAGTCAGTTTCTCTAATATACAACAAAGCACTTATCAAAACGCCACCTAAGTCTTGGGAAGAGATCCCAGCACTTAACGCTGAGCTACAAAAAGACGGCAAGAAAGCGATCATGTGGCCTCTACGTGGCGGCGCATACTTCACATGGCCTCTACTTGCTGCTGACGGCGGTTACGCATTCAAGCAAGGCGCTGAAGGCTACGACATCAAAGACGCTGGTGTAGCAACAAAAGGCGTTCAAAAGTCTCTTGGCTTCATCGAGAAGATGGTTAAAGACAAAGTGATCTCTGCTGACATGGACTACTCTGTAGCAGAATCTGAGTTCGTTGCAGGTAACGTTGCAATGACAATCAACGGTCCTTGGGGCTGGGCAAACATCGAGAAATCTGGCGTAGATTACGGTGTTGCAACTCTACCTAAGTTCAACGGTAAAGCATCTAAACCTTTCGTTGGTGTATGGGCTGGTGGTATCAGCACTGCGTCTCCAAACCGTGACCTAGCGGTTGAGTTCATGGAGAACTACCTACTGACTGACGAAGGTCTTAAGAGCCTAAACGACGACAAACCACTAGGTGCTGTAGCGCTTAACTCTTTCCAACGTCAACTAGACAGCGACACTCGTATCGCAGCGACAATGGACAACGCGATGAACGGCGAAATCATGCCTAACATCCCTCAGTTCACAACGTTCTGGTACAGCATGGAAGAGGCAATTGGTAACGTAGTTGACGGTCGTCAAACGGTAGACCAAGCTCTTAAAGCTGCTGAAACACGCATGACTAAATAA